In Colletotrichum destructivum chromosome 8, complete sequence, the following proteins share a genomic window:
- a CDS encoding Putative AMP-dependent synthetase/ligase domain, AMP-binding enzyme domain, ANL: MLPSGLRNVARRPGCCCCCRISPFSAAPVILAAAVAAGATAPASYSFRPISRFFAAARASRSARMASTTSLPRLPLFEAISQHDPESTVVVHSLSGRRFKYGELLGDVRRARDKLLDSAGKSDLSGERIAFLVENSYDYVVTLLAAFAARSIAVPLSPAFPAAELQYILNQSEASLLVSSAKFAAKAREVLATELISNPTQVELQKHLGGGAHERVELEAADVDSAGMMLYTSGTTNRPKGVLLPQSVLTAQSQSLIEAWNYTTTDHLLHVLPLHHIHGTVNAVLTPLLSGSTIEFMFPFNADAVWRRLAAPFIQSNGVANGVTNGVNGTHAIPREKITFFTVVPTVYSRLLAVHKDLPLDPAEPTREAVSPRHMRLAISGSAALPTPIKESWKTLSKGNVLLERYGMTEVGMALSCGLDFADRVDGSVGWPLPGVEARLVDMDTGLVIPPGEDVDPDTGRERSGEIQLRGPTVFKEYWRNPEATAKEFVQGEDGKGRWFKTGDVAVRRPVPNAGSNPAQSSWARGDLYFIQGRKSADIIKTGGEKVSALEVERELLSLPEVAEAAVVAVPSGKWGSKVGAVVILNKDVVPHWSPMAMRRALRDRLVNYKIPQVLKVVDHIPRNAMGKINKKQLVQAVFEDQFSGDEM; this comes from the exons ATGTTGCCCTCCGGTTTGCGGAATGTAGCTCGACGgcccggctgctgctgctgctgccgaaTATCCCCTTTCTCAGCCGCccccgtcatcctcgccgccgccgtcgccgccggtgctACAGCTCCCGCAAGCTACTCCTTCCGACCCATATCCCGATTCttcgctgccgcccgcgCATCGCGATCCGCAAGAATGGCTTCCACGACCTCTCTCCCAAGACTTCCCCTCTTCGAGGCCATCTCCCAGCACGACCCCGAgtccaccgtcgtcgtccactcGCTCTCTGGCCGCCGCTTCAAGTACGGGGAGCTGCTCGGTGATGTGCGCCGCGCCCGAGACAAGCTGCTGGACTCGGCCGGCAAGTCGGACCTCAGCGGCGAGCGCATCGCCTTCCTGGTAGAGAACAGCTACGACTATGTAG TGACTCTCCTCGCCGCATTTGCTGCGCGCTCCATCGCCGTACCCCTCTCTCCGGCCTTCCCCGCGGCGGAGCTCCAATACATCCTGAACCAGAGCGAGGCGTCGCTGCTCGTGTCCTCTGCCAAGTTTGCTGCCAAAGCGAGAGAGGTCCTCGCGACGGAACTCATCTCGAATCCTACACAGGTCGAGCTGCAGAAacacctcggcggcggtgcgcATGAACGAGTCGAactcgaagccgccgacgtAGACAGCGCCGGCATGATGCTGTACACCTCGGGCACCACAAACAGGCCG AAAGGCGTGTTGCTCCCCCAGTCCGTCTTGACGGCACAGTCCCAGTCTCTGATTGAGGCATGGAACTACACCACTACGGaccacctcctccacgtcctccccctccaccacATCCACGGCACCGTCAACGCTGTCCTCacgcccctcctctccggCTCCACGATCGAGTTCATGTTCCCCTTCAACGCTGACGCCGTCTGGAGGCGTCTCGCCGCACCCTTCATCCAGAGCAACGGTGTCGCCAACGGTGTGACTaacggcgtcaacggcacGCACGCCATTCCCAGGGAGAAGATCACGTTCTTCACTGTGGTCCCGACGGTCTACTCCCGCCTCCTCGCGGTCCACAAGGACCTGCCTCTCGACCCCGCCGAACCGACGCGCGAGGCCGTCTCCCCGCGGCACATGCGCCTCGCCATCTCCGGCTCCGCCGCCCTGCCGACGCCCATCAAGGAATCGTGGAAGACCTTGTCCAAGGGCaacgtcctcctcgagcgctACGGCATGACAGAGGTGGGCATGGCCCTCTCCTGCGGCCTCGACTTCGCCGACCGCGTCGACGGCAGTGTCGGCTGGCCCCtccccggcgtcgaggcccgcctcgtcgacatgGACACCGGCCTTGTCATCCCccccggcgaggacgtcgaccCGGACACCGGCCGTGAGCGGTCCGGCGAGATCCAGCTCCGCGGCCCCACCGTCTTTAAAGAGTACTGGCGCAATCCTGAGGCCACGGCCAAGGAGTTCGTCCAAGGggaggacggcaagggcAGGTGGTTCAAGAcgggcgacgtcgccgtccgcAGGCCCGTCCCCAACGCCGGCTCCAACCCGGCCCAGTCCTCCTGGGCCAGGGGCGACTTGTACTTCATCCAGGGCCGCAAGAgcgccgacatcatcaagaCAGGTGGCGAAAAAGTCAGTGCCCTTGAGGTTGAGCGCGAGCTGCTCTCGCTGCCCGAagtcgccgaggcggctgtcgtcgccgttcCTTCGGGCAAGTGGGGTTCTaaggtcggcgccgtcgtcatcctcaacaAGGACGTTGTCCCCCACTGGTCCCCGATGGCCATGCGGAGGGCTCTCCGCGACCGCCTTGTCAATTACAAGATCCCCCAGGTCCTCAAGGTTGTCGATCACATCCCTCGCAACGCCATGGGTAAAATCAACAAGAAACAGCTGGTCCAGGCCGTTTTCGAGGACCAGTTTAGTGGCGACGAAATGTAA
- a CDS encoding Putative translation Initiation factor eIF- 4e, eukaryotic translation initiation factor 4E (eIF-4E), producing MATTVQTPTNPDQQVDLSTIPISPEGAEKSETKENDAEKPVTVFHDKENFNVKHPLQNKWTLWFTKPPSGKGDNWNDLLKEVITFNSVEEFWGVYNNIAPVSELALKSDYHLFKAGVRPEWEDAQNKHGGKWSYQFKEKRSIPIDDLWLHVMLAAIGETLEGEDDGEVMGVVVNVRKAFFRIGVWTRTIGKSIPGRGDGDVAGGKGRSQDKGRDILLSIGKRFKDILNLPPTEVVEFSGHTDSAHSGSSRAKAKHTV from the exons ATGGCGACCACTGTGCAAACACCCACGAACCCCGACCAGCAGGTCGATCTCTCCACCATCCCCATCTCCCCCGAGGGTGCTGAGAAGAGCGAGACCAAGGAgaacgacgccgagaagcccgtCACTGTCTTccacgacaaggagaacttcaacgtcaagcacccTTTGCAGAACAAGTGGACTCTGTGGTTCACCAAGCCCCCCAGTGGCAAG GGTGACAACTGGAACGACCTTCTGAAGGAGGTCATCACCTTCAACTCGGTTGAGGAATTCTGGGGTGTCTAT AACAACATCGCTCCCGTCTCCGAGCTGGCCCTCAAGTCCGACTACCACCTCTtcaaggccggcgtccgTCCCGAATGGGAGGATGCTCAGAACAAGCATGGTGGCAAGTGGTCCTACCAGTTCAAGGAGAAGCGCAGCATCCCCATTGATGACCTCTGGCTCCACGTCATGTTGGCCGCTATTGGCGAGACCCTCGAGGGTGAGGACGACGGAGAGGTTATGGGCGTCGTTGTCAACGTGCGCAAGGCTTTCTTCCGTATTGGTGTCTGGACTCGTACCATCGGAAAGAGCATTCCTGGCcgtggcgatggcgatgtggCCGGTGGCAAGGGCCGTTCCCAGGATAAGGGCCGTGATATCCTCTTGAGCATCGGCAAGCGCTTTAAGGACATCTTGAACCTCCCGCCcaccgaggtcgtcgagttCTCGGGCCACACCGACAGCGCGCATAGCGGAAGCAGCCGTGCGAAGGCCAAGCACACCGTCTAA
- a CDS encoding Putative Heat shock protein 70 family, which yields MADEVYDGAIGIDLGTTYSCVATYEGTNVEIIANEQGSFTTPSFVSFTDKERLIGEAAKNQAAMNPINTVFDVKRLIGRRFDDPTVKKDIESWPFKVVDEGGNPKVQVEYLGETKTFSPQEVSSMVLLKMKEIAEVKIGKKVEKAVITVPAYFNDNQRQATKDAGAIAGLNVLRIINEPTAAAIAYGLGAGKSDKERNVLIYDLGGGTFDVSLLNIQGGVFTVKATAGDTHLGGQDFDTNLLDHCKKDFQRKTKKDLSGDPRALRRLRTACERAKRTLSSGAQTTIEIDSLFDGEDYTTQITRARFEDLNAKAFNGTLDPVAQVLKDASIEKSGVDEIVLVGGSTRIPRIQKLLSEFFDGKKLEKSINPDEAVAYGAAVQAGILSGKATSAETADLLLLDVVPLSLGVAMEGNIFAPVVTRGQSVPTIKKRTFTTVADNQQTVQFPVFQGERVNCEDNTSLGEFTLAPIPPMRAGEAVLEVVFEVDVNGILKVTATEKTSGRSANITISNSVGKLSSHEIENMISDAEKFKTNDEAFSKRFEAKQQLESYISRVEEIISDPTLSLKLKRGHKDKIEQQVSEAMASLEITDAGADDLKKQELALKRLVTKAMSSR from the exons ATGGCGGACGAGGTTTACGATGGTGCCATTGGCATCGACTTGG GAACTACCTACTCTTGCGTTGCTACGTACGAGGGCACCAATGTCGAGATCATTGCCAACGAGCAGGGTTCTTTCACCACCCCTTCTTTCGTTTCCTTCACCGACAAGGAGCGTCTGATTGGtgaggccgccaagaaccAGGCTGCTATGAACCCCATCAACACCGTCTTCGATGTCAA GCGTCTCATCGGTCGCCGCTTCGATGACCCCACCGTCAAGAAGGACATTGAGTCCTGGCCCTTCAAGGTTGTCGACGAGGGTGGCAACCCCAAGGTCCAGGTCGAGTACCTCGGCGAGACCAAGACCTTCTCCCCCCAGGAGGTCTCCTCCATGGTCCTCCTCAAG ATGAAGGAGATTGCCGAGGTCAAGATCGGCAAGAAGGTTGAGAAGGCTGTCATCACCGTCCCCGCCTACTTCAACGACAACCAGCGTCAGGCCACCAAGGATGCCGGTGCCATCGCTGGCCTTAACGTCCTCCGTATCATCAACGAGcccaccgctgccgccattGCCTACGGTCTTGGTGCTGGCAAGTCTGACAAGGAGCGCAACGTCCTTATCTACGACTTGGGTGGTGGTACTTTCGATGTTTCCCTCCTCAACATCCAGGGTGGTGTCTTCACCGTCAAGGCTACTGCCGGTGACACCCACTTGGGAGGTCAGGACTTCGACACCAACCTCTTGGATCACTGCAAGAAGGACTTCCAGCGCAAGACCAAGAAGGACCTTTCCGGCGACCCCCGTGCcctccgccgtctccgcaCTGCTTGCGAGCGTGCCAAGCGTACCCTCTCCAGCGGTGCCCAGACCACCATTGAGATCGACTCTCTCTTCGATGGCGAGGACTACACCACCCAGATCACCCGTGCCCGTTTCGAGGACCTGAACGCCAAGGCCTTCAACGGTACCCTGGACCCCGTTGCCCAGGTTCTCAAGGACGCCTCCATCGAGAAGTCCGGCGTTGACGAGATCGTCCTCGTTGGTGGTTCCACCCGTATCCCCCGTATCCAGAAGCTCCTGTCCGAGTTCTTCGAcggcaagaagctcgagaagagCATCAACcccgacgaggccgttgCCTACGGTGCTGCCGTCCAGGCCGGTATCCTCTCCGGCAAGGCCACCtccgccgagaccgccgaccttctcctgctcgacgttgttcccctctcccttggTGTCGCCATGGAGGGTAACATCTTCGCTCCCGTCGTCACTCGTGGGCAGTCAGTGCCAACGATTAAGAAGAGAACTTTTACCACTGTCGCCGACAACCAGCAGACCGTTCAGTTCCCCGTCTTCCAGGGTGAGCGTGTCAACTGCGAGGACAACACCTCCCTGGGTGAATTCACCCTTGCTCCTATCCCTCCCATGAGGGCTGGtgaggccgtcctcgaggtcgtcttcgaggtcgacgtcaaCGGTATCCTCAAGGTCACCGCCACCGAGAAGACCTCTGGTCGCTccgccaacatcaccatTTCCAACTCTGTTGGCAAGCTCTCTTCCCACGAGATCGAGAACATGATCTCCG ACGCCGAGAAGTTCAAGACCAACGACGAGGCCTTCTCCAAGCGCTTCGAGgccaagcagcagctcgagtCTTACATCAGCCGTGTCGAGGAGATCATCTCCGACCCGACTCTGTCCCTCAAGCTCAAGCGTGGCCACAAGGACAAGATCGAGCAGCAGGTCTCCGAGGCCATGGCTTCTCTCGAGATCACTGACGCTGGTGCTGATGACCTCAAGAAGCAGGAGCTTGCTCTCAAGCGCCTCGTGACCAAGGCCATGTCTTCCCGCTAA
- a CDS encoding Putative BolA protein, translating to MNTFRPVVGRIGSSLTGGITKLHTPMLRRYALGFSAGAARPLGTMSSATPVEDAIRSKVTAAFSPTTLEIYNDSHLHSHHKAMAGSTSKETHFRLVITSEAFKSKMQSARHRMVYALLREEMAREGGIHALQLKTLTPEEEERQKAKKAAEAQSSEDSA from the exons ATGAACACATTCCGCCCCGTCGTTGGCAGAATTGGGAGTAGCTTGACTGGAGGAATAACCAAACTACACACACCAATGTTGCGAAGATACGCCCTCGGCTTCTCAGCGGGCGCTGCCAGACCCCTCGGAACCATGTCGTCCGCCACCCCCGTCGAGGATGCCATCCGGTCTAAG GTgaccgccgccttctcccccACAACCCTCGAAATCTACAACGACTCCCACCTCCACAGCCACCACAAGGCCATGGCCGGCAGCACCTCCAAGGAAACCCATTTCAG ACTCGTTATCACCTCCGAGGCCTTCAAGTCTAAGATGCAGTCCGCCCGCCACCGCATGGTCTACGCCCTCCTCCGTGAGGAAATGGcccgcgagggcggcatccACGCCCTTCAGCTCAAGACCCTTACtcccgaggaggaggagcgacaaaaggccaagaaggccgccgaggcccagtCCTCCGAGGACTCGGCTTGA